One window of Sinorhizobium numidicum genomic DNA carries:
- a CDS encoding ATP-binding protein, whose amino-acid sequence MVIRSLTARVLAVSTVWAVVALVVIGVVISALYRQGSERGFQDLLRAQLYNVINSISVDDKAALSGSPQLGDLRFSQPQTGWYWIVEPIGEFDTPPLLSTSLGTSKLPIASVDEVPFDIRYERFYTTKDPFGNEVEVAETEVVLDIQGHAARFRVAGNRDVLEADIDRFTRNLTIALSIFGLGGLGVNALTILFGLKPLDQVRRSLEKIRAGESERLDGAFPREIQPLANEVNALIDSNRRIVERARMQVGNLAHSLKTPIAVLLNEARVLEVPHGELIRTQADAMQTQVQSYLSRARIAAQRGSVLARTEAQPALERIIRVMRRLNPEKQFSLSIDPPGLVLAMEQQDVEETVGNLLENAARYAQDHVSLTVQPAAEEARGKEPGRQWIVLDIDDDGPGLDPDQIALAMKRGRRLDESKPGTGLGLSIVSEIVGEYQGTIELCKREDGGLRAKLVLPAAA is encoded by the coding sequence ATGGTCATTAGATCCCTAACTGCTCGCGTTCTCGCGGTTTCGACCGTTTGGGCCGTCGTTGCCCTTGTGGTGATCGGAGTTGTTATTTCTGCACTCTACAGGCAGGGATCGGAACGCGGCTTCCAGGATCTGCTGCGTGCGCAACTCTATAACGTCATCAACTCGATTTCGGTCGACGACAAGGCCGCACTATCCGGCAGTCCTCAACTCGGTGACCTGCGCTTTTCCCAGCCGCAGACCGGCTGGTATTGGATCGTCGAGCCGATCGGTGAATTCGACACACCGCCGCTGCTGTCGACATCGTTGGGCACCTCGAAGCTGCCGATCGCCAGCGTGGACGAGGTTCCCTTCGACATTCGCTACGAGCGCTTTTATACGACCAAGGATCCATTCGGGAACGAAGTCGAAGTGGCGGAAACCGAGGTCGTCCTTGACATTCAAGGCCATGCCGCCCGCTTCCGTGTCGCGGGTAACCGAGACGTGCTGGAGGCGGACATCGATCGCTTCACCCGCAATCTTACGATTGCGCTCTCGATCTTCGGCCTTGGCGGTCTTGGCGTAAACGCGCTGACCATTCTCTTTGGTCTGAAGCCGCTCGATCAGGTGCGGCGGTCGCTCGAAAAAATCCGTGCGGGTGAGAGCGAACGCCTGGACGGTGCTTTTCCGCGCGAAATTCAACCTCTCGCCAATGAGGTGAACGCGCTGATCGACAGCAACCGTCGTATCGTCGAACGCGCGCGCATGCAGGTCGGCAATCTCGCTCACTCTCTGAAGACGCCGATCGCCGTTCTGCTCAACGAGGCGCGCGTGTTGGAGGTGCCGCACGGCGAATTGATCAGGACGCAGGCGGATGCGATGCAGACCCAGGTTCAGTCCTATCTCAGCCGGGCCAGGATTGCGGCGCAACGCGGATCCGTGCTGGCGAGAACCGAGGCGCAACCCGCGTTGGAGCGGATCATCCGAGTGATGCGGCGGCTCAACCCCGAAAAGCAGTTCAGCCTGTCGATCGATCCGCCTGGGCTGGTGCTTGCGATGGAGCAGCAGGATGTGGAGGAGACGGTCGGTAATCTGCTCGAAAATGCGGCGCGATATGCTCAAGACCATGTGTCGCTGACGGTCCAGCCGGCTGCGGAAGAGGCGCGCGGCAAGGAGCCCGGCCGGCAATGGATCGTGCTCGACATTGACGACGACGGCCCGGGGCTCGATCCCGACCAGATTGCTCTGGCGATGAAACGCGGCAGGAGGCTCGATGAAAGCAAGCCCGGAACGGGGCTCGGACTATCGATCGTGAGCGAGATCGTCGGCGAATATCAAGGCACGATAGAACTGTGTAAGCGCGAAGATGGCGGGCTCCGGGCCAAGCTCGTTTTGCCGGCTGCGGCCTAA